A region of the Pygocentrus nattereri isolate fPygNat1 chromosome 27, fPygNat1.pri, whole genome shotgun sequence genome:
GCCAAGCCGGCACACCCGGGACCCACCTCGAAAACGCTCCAGAGATGAAAGATTATCTGCCTGACAGAGACAGGCCCTCCTTTCAGAGGGTAGGTAACAAAATACTAAATTTAACAGATCTACAATTGTACAAATACATTTAACATTCTCAGCTCAAATAAGCGCGTGAAACGTTAATCTCTGTCTTTTCTTGTTCAGCATTAATTAATTTCTGTGTTTTGGGGGCTGAATGGTGACGTAttcaaaatatttatgaaaGAAATTCTTtgcccccccgcgaccctgacggagaagcggcttagaaaatgggtggatggatggatggaaattcTTTGCTGTCATATTTCTGAACAATTCACTTAATGGTTCCCTATTactataaaatgatcaaagatTCGCTTTAAATCTGTTTCTCTTTAGTTCTGCCTTGTGACTTTGTTTGCTCTTGATTTTTGTTGGATGATTTATTTGATCAGTCTCTGTATTAAAGTAGCCTGTccagtgaaatgaaaaaaattggATTTTCTTTTATCAACCGAACCcaaacattttttcattaaCCAGTAAAAGTACCGAGTTCATTGTAAGGCTTGCCAATAATGAGTGTTTCAAAGAATGTTCTTGTTATCAAAAGAAGCTCAATTCTGTAGGTGTGACATTTGAGAGCAGATAAGTGTATTTCTGCTTCATCACTGCTTCTTCCTttgaaaattgtattttatGGCCATTTAGAGTGCACTCCCCAGATGCTGAGTAATCCATTTTCCCGAAGAGAAAACATTGtattaattacaaaaaaaagagaaattaataatatatgaatatacaaaataatttatttcaagATCCAGGCAGAATACCTTGGACTATAGTTTATATGGCTCAAGATTAAACAACTGTGTATATTACTTGTTAAGCATTTTAGACTTAGACTTACTTCATACATCTGTACTTCGtttatttactttatacttGTTGTGGTGTTCTTTAAATCGAGTTAACGTAGGCTGCGATCAAACTATTACCAAATGgactttcctttctgcttttCTTGACTTCGCCTACTGCACTAACCGTGTTGTGGCTGGTCAACTTTACCAACACTGAATGAAGCCATGAGCTACAGATCAAGAAACAAGGCAGTAAGCCAATGTAACCGAAGACTAAACAACGCATTTAACACTTTTCCTCGAAAGAGTTTCCTCGAAGTATTCAGTCTCTTGCCACCTTACGAAGATATTCCTAAGCTTTGTTGAATCTTAATGGTCTTGTTCTGCAAAAGATTTGGTGCTACTAAAGATTTGAGGTTGTTTACAGGACATTATATCGGTTGATCCATCATCATAACGTTTAACTGTGATGTTGCCAATTGCAACGCAGCTCGgatgctataaaaatgaaatgaaattacaCACAAAAAGGAATGAATAATATTGAAAAAATTAGATCTTATTCCTAAACTCTTGATCATGGATCTGGAGGAAGACACTTCCTAGAATATTCAGCTTCCTACGAGCGTGTAAATGTGCTGTATTTTCCACAAAACTATGTGGAATTTGATAGTTTAACAATGACTTTCCTTTGACGTGCGAACATCTCAAATGATGATTAGAGTTTTCACACCTATACATTTTTCACAAAGGTTCAGATTTAATCAAATTATTCTATCGTAAATATCAAGAGGTTTAAAGTTAATCGTCTAAAACCAGCTCCTATAACCCAGCGGAACTGACTCCGATTAACGTGTTAGTCTCAATACGGTCAAAACTGGAACATCTACAAGCGCGTTTCAGGCTTGAAGATGGCTGCTATTTCATAGAGCATATTTCCGCCATTTATTTAGACAGAAGTGTTATATTGTGTGACAAATTACATAAACAAGTGAATTTAAGAACAATGAAAAACTTGATGAGTGATGATTTATGAACTTAATGAgtgatgatttaagcatgcTGTTTGTACAATGAACTGAAAAAGACATGCGAGTGGAATGATCTTAAATcaagtcaatatatctaatatttgtaATGTCGAGACTGATTGAGAACATGAAACAATTTATCTTTTAGTCATGACATAATATCCAAAATCCTTCACAttacttacattttattttgtaatcctctgctttaaccttacagtcagactgtaaaggCTGTTATGTTGGGGCAGTAAAAAGAAATTCTGCCACTGCGGACAAAGACATGGTGTTTAAATCTCTCTAATAAAGGACATTAGCAAATAATGCTGGACCCCGAAATCCAGAACCAAATTTGAgtattcagtagcagtaaacaCTGGCGATTTTCTTGTGCGCGCTTGAAAGGAAATTGGTTGGAAGTTAagattttaaatgaacatgAATTCGTCCGTTTCTCAATTCCTACAGATTATATTTTCTCAGTCGTACACGTTTAAGAACCCACCACAAAGCTATGATATTCGTTACTTTTTACAAGCACCATGACAGCGTTATATCTGATATTAATCTTTCACCCTATCAGACCTGAATCCACCCACTGAAACTGTTAGTCAGCTGGGTTTGGGAGGGGTGGGCTTATGGGTATATAAGGTGCAGACCAAGACTCTCATCTTACAGGGTTCTTCCTCATCAGGACACGCAGAAACCTTTCAAGTCAGCAACATGGTTGAGTGGACAGAATTCGAGCGCGCTACCATCCAGGACATCTTCTCCAAAATGGATTATGAGTCCGTGGGACACAACGCCCTGACAAGGTACGTTTCTGAACATCATCTTCAGATCATACTTAGACAAATTAAAGACTTTGTTCTTCTTTAATTCCTTACCGTCTATTTATGTTTTGTCCCACTACTCAGGTGTCTGGTCGTGTACCCGTGGACTCAGAGGTACTTCGCTAAGTTTGGAAACCTGTACAACGCCGCTGCTATCGCGGGAAACCCCTTCGTTGCTGCTCACGGCGCAGTTGTGCTCCGTGGTCTGGACACAGCTGTGAAGAACATGGACAACATCAAGGCTGCCTACGCTGAACTGAGCGTGCTGCACTCTGAGAAACTGCACGTGGACCCCGACAACTTCAGGGTGAGCGCCGTTGTAGTTTAGAGCAGGAATTATGTCTTTTACTAATCGTCTTCTGTTCAACGTTTTAGTTCCGCTTGATGTCTGTAAGATCActaatatttcttcttctttatcttCTCACAGCTGTTGGCTGATTGTCTTACCATCGTCGTTGCCTCTACAATGGGGAGTGGTTTCACAGCTGAGGTTCAGGCAGCTTTCCAGAAGTTCCTGGCTGTCGTCACCGCTGCTCTGAGAAAGCAGTACCACTAGACGCTGAATGGACTTTGAGTATCGTGTCATGTTTCCTGTTTTAAACCGAGCCTGTATTTTGCagttaaagcaaataaacaacatcAGAACTGAAGCATTGCTTGGGTTTGTTCATGTGTTTGCCCCAGTGTGTTGCATATGTTTCTCAAACATCTCCAACGAGTCAGAAGATCTGGTACGTCTCTTTGCATGTGATTGTGGTGCTGCAGCTTATCCTGTTTAAAAATGACACGTATTACAAGACCCGAATGCACTTTAAATTAttatcaataaataaaacaagtaaaGTCTTATCCGGGCATTAAAGACAGATACATGGCTTAACTTCAGTAAACAGGTCCAGATGGAAAAAATATAGTAATGTCATAACAAACGCCCTATTTTCTGAATTAATCTGCATAATGTGtagaatttaatttaaaaaaaaaaactaaaaaactagGTTGTGGCAAGGTCTGCGGGGGTGAGGAGAACAATAGGATGAACAAAGTCGAAGATGGAGTGCACTAACAGATGGTTTATTTACTAAACGAGAGACATGAAACAAAAACTGTACAAGAAAAAATAAACGGAAAATAAAGCATACTACATAGCATACTAGACGTCATAAGCTTTCCCATAAACACTACAGGCAGCTAGCGTATCAGTCATGGGGAGGTAGTTCCTCTCTAAGGAACCCCCAGCTTTTATATACTAAGCCCCGCCCTTGGGGATCCCATTCCCCACTATGTGGTCTGATCTGtgttacttacatttaaaaacaacaatagcGCTGAAAATGGTCA
Encoded here:
- the LOC108440252 gene encoding hemoglobin subunit beta-2-like is translated as MVEWTEFERATIQDIFSKMDYESVGHNALTRCLVVYPWTQRYFAKFGNLYNAAAIAGNPFVAAHGAVVLRGLDTAVKNMDNIKAAYAELSVLHSEKLHVDPDNFRLLADCLTIVVASTMGSGFTAEVQAAFQKFLAVVTAALRKQYH